A region of Denticeps clupeoides unplaced genomic scaffold, fDenClu1.1, whole genome shotgun sequence DNA encodes the following proteins:
- the LOC114783304 gene encoding histone H2B encodes MPEPAKSAPKKGSKKAVTKTAAKGGKKRRKSRKESYAIYVYKVLKQVHPDTGISSKAMGIMNSFVNDIFERIAGEASRLAHYNKRSTISSREIQTAVRLLLPGELAKHAVSEGTKAVTKYTSSK; translated from the coding sequence ATGCCTGAACCCGCCAAGTCCGCGCCCAAGAAGGGGTCCAAGAAAGCCGTGACCAAGACGGCCGCCAAGGGCGGAAAGAAGCGCAGAAAGTCCAGGAAGGAGAGCTACGCCATCTACGTGTACAAGGTTCTGAAGCAGGTCCACCCCGACACCGGCATCTCCTCCAAGGCCATGGGCATCATGAATTCTTTCGTCAACGATATCTTTGAGCGCATCGCTGGAGAAGCTTCTCGCCTGGCGCATTACAACAAGCGCTCCACCATCTCGTCCAGGGAGATTCAGACTGCCGTCCGCCTGCTGCTCCCCGGAGAGCTGGCCAAGCACGCCGTGTCTGAGGGAACCAAGGCGGTCACCAAGTACACCAGCTCCAAGTAA
- the LOC114783305 gene encoding histone H4 — MSGRGKGGKGLGKGGAKRHRKVLRDNIQGITKPAIRRLARRGGVKRISGLIYEETRGVLKVFLENVIRDAVTYTEHAKRKTVTAMDVVYALKRQGRTLYGFGG; from the coding sequence ATGTCCGGACGCGGAAAGGGAGGAAAAGGGCTCGGAAAAGGAGGTGCCAAGCGTCATCGCAAGGTTCTCCGCGATAACATCCAGGGCATCACCAAGCCCGCCATCCGCCGCCTCGCTCGTCGCGGCGGTGTGAAGCGTATCTCCGGTCTGATCTACGAGGAGACCCGCGGCGTGCTGAAGGTCTTCCTCGAGAACGTGATCCGCGACGCCGTCACCTACACCGAGCACGCCAAGAGAAAGACCGTGACCGCCATGGACGTGGTTTACGCGCTGAAGCGTCAGGGCCGCACTCTGTACGGCTTCGGCGGTTGA